A part of Streptomyces sp. NBC_01235 genomic DNA contains:
- a CDS encoding tetratricopeptide repeat protein, which translates to MTYETTHDSAYYGHGTPAERWERAQLFFAAKEYAAAARVLAGLVEGVPEQTGPRLLLARAYYHSAQLRRAESELRVIVERDPVEHYARLMLGRTLERQGRHEEAGPHLRLASALTGDFPEA; encoded by the coding sequence ATGACATACGAGACGACGCACGACTCCGCGTACTACGGCCACGGAACGCCGGCCGAGCGGTGGGAGCGGGCTCAGCTGTTCTTCGCCGCGAAGGAGTACGCCGCCGCCGCGCGGGTGCTGGCCGGTCTGGTCGAGGGGGTGCCGGAGCAGACCGGTCCGCGGCTGCTGCTGGCTCGCGCCTACTACCACTCGGCCCAACTCCGCCGCGCCGAGAGTGAGTTGCGCGTGATCGTCGAACGCGACCCGGTGGAGCACTACGCGCGGCTGATGCTGGGCCGCACCCTGGAGCGGCAGGGACGGCACGAGGAGGCGGGACCCCATCTGCGCCTCGCCTCGGCGCTGACGGGGGACTTCCCCGAGGCCTGA